A genomic window from Methanovulcanius yangii includes:
- a CDS encoding PP2C family protein-serine/threonine phosphatase has translation MRENTTTGRRFDCSAISIAGVRPVNEDAWCAAPAGDGLVCAVADGIGGHAAGDVASALAIRILGETVRDADLSSGAETAGDVLRRGHALAHEAVLEQATGRRAGMGTTLVSAWFCGREVTLCNTGDSRCTLIRNGAVCPLTRDHSFVQRLVDRGVISREEAASHPMGNIITHSLGADFVADCRTHVIHPGDTLVLSSDGLHDYVSRDAMTAAGAAMNAAEAARLLMEEAARTSTDNITLIVVRVRNDGSSEQTE, from the coding sequence ATGAGAGAGAATACAACAACCGGCAGACGATTTGACTGCAGCGCCATCTCCATTGCCGGGGTCAGGCCCGTCAACGAGGATGCCTGGTGCGCCGCCCCGGCAGGCGACGGGCTGGTCTGCGCCGTTGCCGACGGTATCGGCGGCCACGCGGCAGGGGACGTGGCATCCGCGCTTGCCATTCGCATTCTCGGTGAGACGGTCCGTGACGCGGATCTTTCCAGCGGAGCGGAGACGGCAGGGGATGTACTCCGGCGGGGCCATGCCCTCGCCCATGAGGCGGTTCTGGAACAGGCCACCGGCCGGCGTGCAGGGATGGGGACGACCCTTGTCTCCGCCTGGTTTTGCGGCCGGGAGGTCACCCTCTGCAATACGGGAGACTCCCGATGCACCCTGATACGAAACGGGGCGGTCTGTCCGCTCACCCGCGATCACTCCTTTGTGCAACGGCTGGTGGACCGTGGGGTGATCTCCCGGGAGGAGGCCGCTTCCCACCCGATGGGAAATATCATCACCCATTCGCTGGGGGCGGACTTTGTGGCCGACTGCCGGACGCACGTCATCCATCCCGGCGACACCCTCGTTCTCTCATCGGATGGTCTGCACGACTACGTCTCCCGTGACGCGATGACCGCGGCGGGGGCGGCGATGAACGCGGCAGAGGCGGCACGGCTCCTCATGGAAGAGGCTGCCCGGACCTCGACCGACAACATCACGCTCATCGTCGTCCGGGTGCGAAACGACGGTTCCTCAGAGCAAACGGAGTGA
- a CDS encoding protein kinase domain-containing protein, translating to MNDRRTDGPYRRTHITGEIRPGWLLIAALLIVAGVCCCIAGAASLQVGEDGYATISAALADAAPGDTITVASGTYEESLTTDVPVTILGTDTGGGLPVIVATEGEAAIVLKAGGTTVDGLVITGTVPCGIFVHSDRNIITGTTIATASPGTSVGICIYDADLTRVTGNLIEGQRIGIQISESDGTTVYYNEFATILGAVSSSPGTTWTSPAITYQYEGSTFEGQVGNSWSGYAGTDTDGDGIGDEPYIVPSPSKDQFRAWEDEGGEYPFNRRPLDLLDELTGAVTVEDDAPLIAGIDAYTVTSASGIPVDMQGPGQRPGVNGTNGGPPFTFPGEPESLLWNVAAFLVSLAIAGGLTVADRRTRTRSVLDRRGSATLILTAGYTILAVLCSSAIFVTGFQALIVLGVVPGANPLIAGLAFLSMVAIFLAASTATERTPRYLLAAFLIAAGIMAVASAALLLAGRAGAGPGVPLSLGLAIAALALGLYHRSRIVAPGAPEDTDERTRIAHEGDPFDETRIMDTQLRDVYFPASLADRYRDVTFIGKGGLARVFRAVRRSDGAVVAVKVPISFDETTGRIFLKEMKLWEGLVHPNIVRLCSVNILPVPYVEMEYVSRSLAGVTLPLPPGEAAAIVTDIVRGLAYAHDRGIIHRDIKPHNILLAEDGSARITDWGLGTVMGDGHESSIVGFSIQYAAPEQIAPRRFGEADTRTDIYQTGVVFYELLTGRRPFGDGGLGEMTDAILAETPAPPSSLVPAAAPWDDIVMRCLAKEKEGRFPSAAALEEAMRMVSAAL from the coding sequence ATGAACGACCGAAGGACCGATGGTCCGTACAGGAGAACACACATCACGGGAGAAATCCGCCCCGGATGGCTCCTCATTGCCGCCCTTTTGATCGTCGCAGGAGTGTGCTGCTGTATTGCAGGCGCTGCATCCCTGCAGGTCGGTGAGGATGGCTACGCCACCATCTCCGCCGCACTCGCGGATGCCGCGCCGGGAGACACAATCACGGTGGCAAGCGGCACCTATGAGGAATCCCTCACCACCGACGTCCCGGTGACGATTCTAGGCACGGATACCGGGGGAGGGCTCCCCGTGATCGTCGCAACGGAAGGCGAGGCTGCCATCGTCCTTAAGGCGGGGGGGACGACCGTCGACGGGCTGGTCATCACCGGAACCGTCCCCTGCGGGATCTTCGTGCATTCGGACAGAAACATCATCACCGGCACGACGATCGCGACCGCCTCTCCCGGCACCAGCGTCGGCATCTGCATCTATGACGCCGACCTGACCCGGGTGACGGGAAACCTCATCGAGGGGCAGCGTATCGGCATCCAGATCAGCGAGTCCGACGGAACAACGGTCTATTACAACGAATTTGCCACCATATTGGGCGCGGTCTCTTCATCCCCGGGAACGACGTGGACATCGCCTGCGATCACCTACCAGTATGAAGGCTCCACGTTCGAGGGGCAGGTGGGCAACAGCTGGAGCGGGTATGCAGGAACCGACACCGACGGCGACGGTATCGGGGATGAGCCCTATATCGTCCCGTCACCTTCCAAGGACCAGTTCAGGGCATGGGAGGACGAAGGGGGAGAATACCCGTTCAACCGGCGGCCCCTCGACCTTCTGGATGAGCTCACCGGCGCTGTCACAGTCGAGGATGACGCTCCCCTCATCGCAGGTATTGATGCATATACCGTCACCTCTGCTTCCGGGATCCCCGTGGATATGCAGGGACCGGGACAGCGGCCCGGCGTCAATGGAACGAACGGCGGCCCCCCCTTCACTTTTCCGGGCGAACCGGAAAGCCTGCTCTGGAATGTCGCCGCCTTTCTCGTATCCCTCGCAATTGCCGGGGGACTTACGGTTGCCGACCGGCGTACCCGCACCCGGAGCGTCCTTGACCGCAGGGGTTCTGCCACGCTCATCCTGACGGCGGGGTACACCATTCTTGCCGTCCTCTGCAGTTCCGCAATATTTGTGACCGGATTCCAGGCCCTCATAGTCCTTGGTGTGGTGCCCGGCGCAAATCCTCTCATCGCAGGACTGGCCTTCCTCTCGATGGTTGCGATCTTCCTTGCGGCATCCACGGCGACGGAGCGGACGCCCCGGTATCTCCTCGCCGCATTTCTCATCGCAGCGGGCATCATGGCGGTGGCCTCGGCGGCACTGCTCCTTGCCGGCAGGGCCGGCGCCGGGCCGGGCGTCCCTCTCAGCCTGGGACTTGCCATCGCCGCCCTCGCCCTCGGCCTCTACCACCGCTCCCGCATCGTGGCACCCGGCGCCCCGGAAGACACGGACGAGCGCACCCGCATTGCCCATGAAGGTGATCCCTTCGACGAAACGCGGATCATGGACACGCAGCTGCGTGACGTGTACTTCCCTGCAAGCCTTGCGGACCGGTACCGCGACGTGACGTTCATCGGCAAGGGAGGGCTCGCCCGGGTCTTCCGGGCGGTCCGCAGGTCCGACGGGGCTGTCGTTGCCGTCAAGGTTCCCATCAGCTTCGATGAGACGACCGGGCGGATATTTTTAAAGGAGATGAAACTCTGGGAGGGGCTCGTCCACCCGAACATCGTCCGCCTCTGCTCGGTCAATATCCTGCCCGTCCCCTATGTGGAGATGGAGTATGTGTCCCGCTCCCTTGCCGGAGTCACCCTGCCGCTCCCCCCCGGTGAGGCGGCGGCGATCGTCACCGACATCGTTCGCGGCCTTGCCTATGCCCACGACCGCGGCATCATCCACCGCGACATCAAGCCGCATAACATCCTCCTCGCAGAGGACGGGTCGGCCCGGATCACCGACTGGGGGCTGGGGACCGTGATGGGCGACGGGCATGAGTCCTCCATCGTGGGCTTCTCGATCCAGTACGCGGCACCCGAGCAGATCGCCCCGCGGCGGTTCGGCGAGGCCGACACCCGGACGGACATCTACCAGACAGGCGTCGTCTTCTACGAACTCCTCACCGGCCGGCGCCCCTTCGGGGACGGCGGACTGGGGGAGATGACGGATGCCATTCTCGCCGAGACACCGGCACCTCCCTCGTCACTGGTCCCGGCGGCGGCCCCCTGGGACGATATCGTGATGCGCTGCCTCGCAAAGGAGAAGGAGGGGCGCTTCCCCTCGGCGGCGGCGCTCGAAGAGGCAATGCGCATGGTATCCGCGGCCCTGTGA
- a CDS encoding FHA domain-containing protein, translating into MTDREDYSNAETVVMTEDPEYYEDLSEYLNVLSNPVRLRILKIVEHAPMEAREIAAAIGTSYVNTKKHLEKMLNAGIITKEAGFGRATSRGSLPVWKYTTRPGGIEEIIRNLGFFSNLDVHIEGSELADKVEEARRMVSREYAGETPVLFVLGGPADGKTFPLEEAATRIGREEKRLGSLPAENGAAPVRYAPPGALTGDAAIVVSREFDLVTRISRPHAAITSHDGAWYIIDKGSTGGTAVNDTPCEQGKEVRLMAGDIIDLARGPRGVRFLFTVAEEDDDADD; encoded by the coding sequence ATGACAGACAGGGAAGATTACAGCAACGCAGAGACCGTGGTGATGACCGAAGATCCCGAGTACTACGAAGATCTCTCCGAGTACCTCAACGTCCTTTCCAACCCGGTGCGCCTGCGCATCCTCAAGATTGTCGAGCACGCCCCGATGGAGGCCCGCGAGATCGCCGCCGCCATCGGCACCTCCTATGTGAACACCAAAAAGCACCTCGAGAAGATGCTCAACGCCGGGATCATCACGAAGGAGGCGGGATTCGGGCGGGCCACCTCGCGGGGCTCCCTGCCGGTCTGGAAGTACACCACCCGGCCGGGCGGCATCGAGGAGATCATCCGCAATCTCGGGTTCTTCTCCAACCTTGACGTCCATATCGAGGGGAGCGAACTTGCGGACAAGGTGGAGGAGGCGCGCAGGATGGTCTCCCGCGAATATGCAGGCGAGACGCCGGTCCTCTTCGTCCTCGGCGGCCCGGCGGACGGGAAGACCTTTCCCCTCGAGGAGGCGGCAACCCGTATCGGGCGCGAGGAGAAACGGCTGGGATCCCTGCCGGCGGAGAACGGTGCGGCACCCGTCCGGTACGCTCCGCCGGGAGCCCTCACCGGCGATGCCGCCATCGTCGTCTCCCGTGAATTCGACCTTGTTACGCGTATATCCCGCCCCCACGCCGCGATCACCTCCCATGACGGCGCGTGGTACATCATCGACAAAGGGAGCACCGGCGGCACCGCGGTCAACGACACCCCCTGCGAGCAGGGGAAGGAGGTACGGCTCATGGCAGGCGACATCATCGACCTCGCCCGCGGCCCCCGCGGGGTCCGGTTCCTCTTCACCGTTGCCGAGGAGGACGACGACGCCGACGATTAG
- a CDS encoding UvrD-helicase domain-containing protein has protein sequence MSGPLGRQKEAVERAGSLCVTAGAGTGKTFVLVNRYLGMIAPDGENGSAGRDGIGNGGVGGILALTYTEKAAAEMKARIRAAVADKAGEEWEQVAEDLLFAHISTIHAFCSGILREFALEAGVEPGFVPLEEHELERILAQSVTDLFHTDPPEGVRGPLMSLLRAMGDRPLEAALRELYGRRHLAEPFFDRLSRDRDGVIRTWMAELVTEQERIRDMACAAGAAEAAAVLADLADRYAGESDAAAKYLKEVAPILRDICTDAPPTAFCAAMAEFAGVKGRANMGSKKTLGEDKERLGTAFTSLRAVAQAVPTDLCMVTIGQEEPATLAACDALGDLATVYHRFSALIEAAKRASGAIDFTDMIVLTARFLERHPEISRDHLRGRYRYIMVDEYQDTDPLQASIIRTILGAEGAAGSLFVVGDPKQSIYLFRNADVTQFRRTMEEIEGAGGATVALDINFRSTPAVVGIVNAVFSRLFASDRLPWEFRYDPITPSEGREEHHGSVDLLLTPPAKGPAAFRDEATMVARSLQEIVTRQTKPVYRKRKELDGYDPATGDGDERVPAPPRWQDCAVLIESRTNLEYLEDAFGRYGIPFHVHRGTGFYRRQEVRDFGSLLTFLARPDDDLALYGVLRSPWFGFSDAALYRAAGGNGRGLFGRLRRSGEGKAVFAAALLNRWLAYARREPLNRLISRITDESGIRAVYAALDGGDQMAANLGKIAAMIRERGQAAIYTLDDCARDFADAIASGRDEEEAPVEGSVRDAVTVMTVHASKGLQFPIVVLPWMARSRTAPPPGVLVDEECGIGMKVPDGDGILSDTPVRLLIDHRLGQKVKAERKRLFYVAMTRAEDHLILSGMRPAADAVPAVETGTSRMDWFCAALGMGEDAIAAGEIGYTDACGTPSRVRVITDPAAITAQERRTVPTMPEPGSLGTSARRDAFARPPWSDAPPAGARRPVTVSRLEKGDTSAKPVPRLFSAPDAGMPASAGIILHEVMAGVPAETALFRAGQTGSPEHIRRLEAAREAFFSLPLVRDATAHRCEVPFSVDIEGRHCTGRIDRLIRTADGRWAVIDYKSGSWHEGTDAAYSCQMAMYREAAILLTGDTEPDCYLWFAGNGRLVKVNPGKEELYAAIHRYTD, from the coding sequence ATGAGCGGGCCGCTGGGGAGACAGAAGGAGGCGGTGGAGAGGGCAGGCAGCCTCTGCGTCACCGCCGGGGCCGGGACGGGAAAGACCTTCGTCCTCGTCAACCGGTATCTCGGGATGATTGCGCCCGACGGGGAAAACGGGAGTGCGGGCAGAGACGGCATCGGAAATGGCGGCGTGGGGGGAATTCTCGCCCTCACCTACACGGAAAAGGCCGCCGCCGAGATGAAGGCCAGGATACGCGCCGCCGTCGCCGACAAGGCGGGGGAGGAATGGGAACAGGTGGCAGAGGATCTTCTCTTCGCCCATATCTCCACCATTCACGCCTTCTGTTCCGGCATCCTGCGCGAGTTCGCCCTCGAAGCCGGGGTCGAACCGGGCTTCGTCCCCCTCGAGGAGCACGAACTGGAACGGATCCTCGCGCAGAGCGTCACCGACCTCTTCCATACCGATCCGCCGGAGGGCGTCCGGGGGCCGCTCATGTCCCTCCTGCGGGCGATGGGGGACCGGCCCCTCGAAGCCGCACTCCGGGAGCTCTACGGAAGGCGTCACCTCGCAGAACCATTCTTCGACCGGCTCAGCCGTGACCGTGACGGCGTCATACGGACATGGATGGCTGAGCTTGTGACCGAACAGGAACGGATACGCGATATGGCATGTGCCGCAGGGGCGGCGGAGGCAGCGGCGGTGCTCGCCGACCTGGCCGACCGGTATGCCGGGGAGAGCGATGCTGCGGCGAAGTACCTGAAGGAGGTCGCCCCAATCCTCCGTGACATCTGTACGGACGCCCCGCCGACGGCATTCTGTGCGGCCATGGCAGAATTCGCCGGTGTGAAGGGACGGGCGAACATGGGTTCGAAAAAGACGCTTGGCGAGGACAAAGAGCGTCTCGGAACCGCCTTTACCTCCCTCAGGGCGGTCGCACAGGCGGTACCGACCGACCTCTGCATGGTCACCATCGGACAGGAGGAACCGGCAACGCTGGCGGCCTGCGACGCCCTTGGCGACCTTGCCACGGTGTACCACCGGTTCTCCGCCCTCATCGAGGCAGCCAAACGAGCGAGCGGCGCCATCGACTTCACCGACATGATCGTCCTGACGGCGCGGTTCCTGGAACGGCACCCGGAGATCTCCCGCGACCACCTCCGGGGCCGGTACCGCTACATCATGGTCGACGAATATCAGGACACCGACCCCCTGCAGGCCTCCATCATCCGCACCATCCTCGGCGCTGAGGGGGCCGCAGGCTCCCTCTTCGTCGTGGGCGACCCCAAACAGTCGATCTATCTCTTCCGCAACGCCGATGTGACCCAGTTCCGGCGGACGATGGAGGAGATCGAAGGGGCCGGGGGGGCCACCGTCGCCCTCGACATCAACTTCCGCAGCACTCCTGCGGTGGTCGGCATCGTCAATGCCGTCTTCTCGCGCCTCTTCGCCTCCGACCGGCTCCCATGGGAATTCCGCTATGACCCGATCACCCCCTCCGAGGGGCGGGAGGAACACCATGGCTCGGTCGACCTCCTCCTCACACCGCCGGCGAAGGGACCGGCGGCCTTCCGCGATGAGGCGACGATGGTCGCCCGTTCCCTCCAGGAGATCGTCACCCGGCAGACGAAGCCCGTCTACCGGAAGAGAAAGGAGCTGGATGGGTACGACCCGGCGACCGGCGACGGAGACGAGCGGGTCCCTGCCCCTCCCCGATGGCAGGACTGTGCGGTCCTCATCGAGTCACGGACCAATCTCGAATACCTCGAGGATGCCTTCGGGCGCTACGGCATCCCCTTCCACGTCCACCGCGGCACGGGATTCTACCGGCGACAGGAGGTCCGCGACTTCGGGTCGCTCCTCACCTTCCTCGCCCGCCCCGACGACGACCTCGCCCTCTACGGGGTCCTGCGGTCCCCGTGGTTCGGGTTTTCGGATGCCGCCCTCTACCGGGCCGCCGGCGGGAACGGCCGGGGTCTTTTTGGACGCCTGCGCAGATCCGGCGAGGGGAAGGCCGTCTTTGCAGCCGCGCTCCTAAACCGGTGGCTCGCCTATGCCCGCAGGGAGCCGCTGAACCGCCTGATCTCCCGCATCACCGATGAATCGGGAATTCGTGCGGTTTATGCCGCACTGGACGGCGGCGACCAGATGGCGGCGAACCTCGGCAAGATTGCCGCCATGATCCGCGAGCGGGGGCAGGCGGCCATCTACACCCTCGATGACTGCGCCCGCGACTTCGCAGATGCGATCGCGTCAGGCCGGGACGAGGAGGAGGCTCCCGTCGAGGGATCGGTGCGCGACGCGGTCACGGTGATGACGGTGCATGCCTCCAAGGGCCTCCAGTTTCCCATCGTGGTGCTCCCGTGGATGGCCCGCTCCCGCACCGCCCCGCCCCCCGGCGTCCTTGTCGACGAGGAGTGCGGCATCGGAATGAAGGTTCCGGACGGGGACGGCATCCTTTCGGATACGCCGGTCCGCCTCCTCATCGATCACCGCCTCGGCCAGAAGGTGAAGGCTGAGAGAAAACGGCTCTTCTATGTGGCGATGACACGTGCAGAAGACCACCTGATCCTCTCCGGGATGCGGCCGGCAGCGGACGCCGTCCCGGCGGTGGAGACAGGCACCTCCCGGATGGACTGGTTCTGTGCGGCCCTCGGCATGGGGGAGGACGCGATTGCCGCGGGAGAGATTGGATACACCGATGCCTGCGGAACACCATCCCGTGTACGGGTGATCACCGATCCTGCGGCGATCACCGCACAGGAACGGCGGACGGTGCCGACGATGCCGGAACCGGGATCGCTGGGCACCTCCGCCCGCAGGGATGCATTTGCCCGTCCTCCATGGAGTGACGCCCCCCCGGCAGGGGCCCGCAGGCCAGTCACCGTCAGCCGTCTCGAGAAGGGAGATACCAGTGCCAAACCTGTTCCCCGGCTCTTTTCTGCCCCGGACGCCGGGATGCCGGCATCCGCAGGCATCATCCTCCACGAGGTGATGGCAGGGGTGCCCGCCGAAACCGCCCTTTTCCGGGCCGGGCAGACGGGAAGCCCGGAGCATATCCGCAGACTGGAGGCGGCACGGGAGGCATTTTTCTCCCTCCCGCTCGTCCGTGACGCCACCGCCCACAGGTGCGAGGTGCCCTTCTCAGTGGATATTGAAGGCCGGCACTGCACGGGACGTATCGACCGGCTCATCCGGACAGCGGATGGGAGATGGGCGGTGATCGACTACAAGTCCGGGTCGTGGCACGAGGGGACGGATGCGGCCTACAGCTGCCAGATGGCGATGTACCGGGAGGCCGCCATCCTTCTCACCGGCGATACGGAGCCGGACTGTTATCTCTGGTTTGCCGGCAACGGGCGGCTCGTGAAGGTGAACCCCGGCAAGGAAGAGCTCTACGCGGCAATCCACAGGTATACCGACTGA